One region of Culex pipiens pallens isolate TS chromosome 2, TS_CPP_V2, whole genome shotgun sequence genomic DNA includes:
- the LOC120423089 gene encoding uncharacterized protein LOC120423089, which yields MTSFLHVRRPTTYSKLEQSIPKPPEACPAFGGLPQWEKLPLDRRLPANACPVHPPAFRRGKLSEHLWDKPHDLREFDLSDPLGHDVSYGYMALHDKHLRGHFEVDAFKDEIVEKELVDDRDDVVCSLLEFNRFRFYLWKLHRNRIKKEFQKLDRTWWQQYRNHVAALHIQRHYDFEGKHERIRCHGRALREAKKQKAVQSIAKYNRQLQQFWEAKGKDRRMTLYDGFLRALQVKHNNALLRASRKSYCLRLRRKLREKDQYRTKRMAILKKRTLESKRIMTKERHKMLFISAQQAEEEREHQLEIFLHENQRNVERRMLKSMAQQEQFERQLTQRKARNLASRYNKRSKSAMINAMLKAWNSIRVRQPHLSHGLSQASVRHAVDFAYNIHETISPTISSTQIIDTAKQYIHDLTTMPSEQLPLDRQTVRYTGKALLEIMDQIKAHTVDANCLFIGQIAVNMRERILAEQRQQRMSVLCGPWSVKWRRSSMHSPTGSHRVSIGEVEIVDEYQTEQETFKRTRNRPPTPVTSATSLVEHFVGSSADDSIVDLTESSEELVIPSTIAARTERLISAEDHPLVHLTQRQKRFLETNLLKYRAIVQRNVETRTRAAIDVLRLEIDRQRARRPKRGRECLAKETARCILMFPKQDEKYAELLLEAMNTLFWEVCDEIEARDCTMRRV from the exons ATGACGTCCTTCCTGCACGTCCGCCGTCCCACGACCTACTCCAAGCTCGAGCAGTCCATCCCGAAACCCCCCGAAGCATGTCCCGCCTTCGGTGGACTACCCCAGTGGGAAAAACTTCCGCTAGATCGGAGACTCCCCGCCAATGCATGCCCCGTCCATCCGCCCGCTTTCCGGCGGGGAAAACTCAGCGAGCACCTGTGGGATAAACCGCACGATCTGCGCGAGTTTGACCTGAGTGACCCGTTGGGACACGATGTGTCGTACGGGTACATGGCGCTGCACGATAAACATCTGCGGGGGCACTTCGAGGTGGATGCGTTTAAGGAT GAAATTGTCGAGAAGGAGCTCGTTGACGATAGGGACGATGTGGTTTGCTCTTTGTTGGAGTTCAACCGGTTTAGGTTTTACCTGTGGAAGCTGCATAGAAATAGGATCAAGAAGGAGTTTCAGAAGCTG GATCGCACCTGGTGGCAACAGTACCGCAACCACGTGGCCGCCCTTCACATCCAGCGGCACTACGACTTTGAGGGCAAGCACGAGCGAATCCGGTGTCATGGCCGTGCCTTACGAGAAGCTAAGAAGCAAAA AGCTGTTCAATCGATTGCCAAGTACAACCGACAATTGCAGCAATTCTGGGAGGCAAAGGGCAAGGACAGACGGATGACTCTGTACGACGGCTTCCTGCGGGCACTTCAGGTCAAGCACAATAATGCGTTGCTTAGGGCATCCAGGAAATC CTACTGTCTTCGATTGCGACGAAAGCTGCGTGAAAAAGACCAGTACAGAACGAAGCGGATGGCGATCCTGAAGAAGCGAACGCTGGAGTCAAAGCGGATCATGACCAAAGAACGTCACAAAATGCTGTTCATATCGGCTCAACAAGCGGAGGAAGAACGCGAACACCAGTTGGAGATCTTCCTGCACGAAAACCAGCGCAATGTTGAGCGGCGAATGCTCAAGTCGATGGCCCAACAGGAGCAGTTTGAGCGTCAGCTGACCCAGCGCAAGGCTCGCAACCTGGCAAGCCGGTACAACAAACGATCCAAATCTGCCATGATCAACGCGATGCTCAAGGCATGGAACTCCATAAGAGTGCGACAGCCTCACCTGAGTCACGGACTTTCGCAAGCTTCCGTTAGGCATGCGGTTGATTTTGCCTACAACATCCACGAAACAATCAGCCCCACGATCAGTAGCACCCAGATCATCGATACGGCCAAGCAGTACATCCACGATCTGACCACGATGCCGTCGGAGCAGCTTCCGCTGGACAGACAAACGGTGCGTTACACCGGCAAGGCCCTACTCGAGATCATGGACCAAATCAAAGCCCACACCGTGGACGCAAACTGCCTGTTCATCGGCCAGATCGCGGTCAACATGCGCGAGCGAATCCTCGCCGAGCAACGCCAACAACGCATGTCCGTCCTGTGCGGGCCCTGGAGCGTCAAGTGGCGTCGCTCCTCCATGCATAGCCCCACCGGAAGTCATCGCGTTTCAATCGGCGAAGTCGAAATCGTCGACGAGTACCAAACCGAACAGGAAACCTTCAAACGTACCCGGAACCGTCCCCCAACCCCGGTCACCTCGGCCACCTCCCTAGTGGAACACTTTGTCGGCTCCTCAGCCGACGACTCCATCGTAGACCTGACCGAATCCTCGGAAGAGCTCGTAATCCCCTCCACAATAGCGGCCCGCACCGAGCGTCTAATCTCCGCCGAGGACCACCCGCTGGTCCACCTGACCCAGCGCCAAAAACGCTTCCTCGAGACGAACCTGCTCAAGTACCGAGCCATCGTCCAGCGGAACGTGGAAACGCGGACGCGGGCCGCCATCGACGTGCTGCGGTTGGAAATTGACCGGCAACGGGCGAGGCGACCCAAACGGGGCCGGGAATGTCTGGCCAAGGAGACGGCCCGCTGTATCCTGATGTTTCCCAAGCAGGACGAAAAGTACGCGGAGCTGCTGCTGGAGGCGATGAACACGCTCTTTTGGGAGGTTTGTGACGAGATTGAGGCGCGGGATTGCACCATGAGGAGGGTTTGA